From Aliarcobacter butzleri, the proteins below share one genomic window:
- a CDS encoding fumarate reductase cytochrome b subunit: MSDLIEGYLGKTEEGKKSRLPAKLDFIQSFTGGFLALFMWAHMMLVASILVSNDFMYAVTKLLEGSFIFEGGNPLLVTIVAAVIFTIFIVHAALGMRKLPGNFKQYQVMKAHAKSMNHDDTKLWFIQAFTGFAMFFLGSVHLYVIMTNSADIGPYESADRIWSEYMWPLYILLLLAVEFHGTIGLYRLCVKWGWFDGENPKATRKALKKVKWVLTVFFLVLGFASLAAYMKIGYENAKNGTVGQKYTPTAQIMNYNLTNKSLGGIA; this comes from the coding sequence ATGAGTGACCTAATAGAAGGTTATTTAGGGAAAACGGAAGAAGGGAAGAAAAGTAGATTACCTGCAAAACTTGATTTTATCCAAAGTTTTACTGGTGGTTTCTTAGCTTTATTTATGTGGGCACATATGATGTTAGTTGCTTCAATTTTAGTATCTAATGATTTTATGTATGCCGTTACAAAATTATTAGAAGGTAGCTTTATATTTGAAGGTGGAAATCCTTTACTAGTTACAATCGTTGCAGCTGTTATATTTACAATTTTTATTGTACATGCTGCTTTAGGAATGAGAAAATTACCTGGTAACTTTAAACAATACCAAGTTATGAAAGCACATGCAAAAAGTATGAACCATGATGATACTAAACTTTGGTTTATTCAAGCATTTACTGGTTTTGCAATGTTCTTTTTAGGTTCTGTTCATTTATATGTAATTATGACAAATTCTGCTGATATTGGACCTTACGAAAGTGCAGATAGAATTTGGTCAGAGTATATGTGGCCTTTATATATTCTTTTATTATTAGCAGTTGAATTCCATGGAACAATTGGTCTTTATAGATTGTGTGTAAAATGGGGTTGGTTTGATGGAGAAAATCCAAAAGCAACTAGAAAAGCATTAAAAAAAGTAAAATGGGTTCTAACAGTATTTTTCTTAGTTTTAGGATTTGCTTCACTTGCAGCTTATATGAAAATAGGTTATGAAAATGCTAAAAATGGAACAGTTGGTCAAAAATATACTCCAACTGCACAAATAATGAATTACAATCTGACAAATAAAAGTCTTGGAGGAATCGCATAA
- a CDS encoding fumarate reductase iron-sulfur subunit produces MSTQKGREITISVLKFNPRSKVSKPHFVEYKLEETPGMTLFIALTQIRENLDPDLSFDFVCRAGICGSCGMVVNGKPSLACRTLVSNYPSGKLQLMPMPAFELIKDLSVNTGKWMDGMSKRVESWIHNDHEVDISKLEDRIDPDVANDTFELDRCIECGICVASCGTALMRPNFVGPVGLNRVARFDIDPHDKRTAEDFYELIGDDDGIFGCMSLMACEDHCPKHLPLQNKIAYLRRKLVALR; encoded by the coding sequence ATGAGCACACAAAAAGGTAGAGAAATTACAATATCAGTTCTAAAATTTAATCCAAGAAGTAAGGTTTCTAAACCTCACTTCGTTGAGTATAAATTAGAAGAAACTCCAGGGATGACTCTTTTTATTGCATTAACACAAATTAGAGAAAATTTAGATCCTGATTTATCTTTTGACTTTGTATGTAGAGCTGGTATTTGTGGAAGTTGTGGTATGGTTGTAAACGGTAAACCATCACTTGCTTGTAGAACACTTGTTTCAAATTATCCTTCAGGAAAATTACAGTTAATGCCTATGCCTGCATTTGAATTAATCAAAGATTTATCTGTAAATACTGGTAAATGGATGGATGGTATGAGTAAAAGAGTTGAATCTTGGATTCATAATGACCACGAAGTTGATATTTCTAAATTAGAAGATAGAATTGATCCAGATGTTGCAAATGATACTTTTGAATTAGACAGATGTATCGAATGTGGTATTTGTGTAGCTTCTTGTGGAACTGCTTTAATGAGACCTAATTTCGTTGGTCCAGTTGGATTAAATAGAGTTGCAAGATTTGATATTGATCCACACGATAAAAGAACTGCAGAAGATTTCTATGAACTAATTGGTGATGATGATGGAATTTTTGGTTGTATGTCATTAATGGCTTGTGAAGACCATTGTCCAAAACATTTACCATTACAAAACAAAATTGCTTACTTAAGAAGAAAATTAGTAGCACTTAGATAA
- a CDS encoding fumarate reductase flavoprotein subunit produces the protein MKINYCDALVIGGGLAGLRAAVAAQKKGLSTIVLSLVPVKRSHSAAAQGGMQASLGNSKMSDGDNEDLHFADTVKGSDWGCDQEVARMFVHTAPKAIRELAAWGVPWSRVKAGTREAVINAKKTTITEDEDRHGLITSRDFGGTKKWRTCYTADATGHTMLFGVANEALKHNVDIRDRKEALSLIHENGRCYGAIVRDLITGELEAYVAKGTCIATGGYGRIFKQTTNAVICEGTGAAIALETGIATLGNMEAVQFHPTPIVPSGILLTEGCRGDGGILRDVDGHRFMPDYEPEKKELASRDVVSRRMIEHIRNGKGVPSPYGYHVWLDISILGREHIEKNLRDVQEICQIFNGIDPADEGPKGWAPVLPMQHYSMGGIRTKPTGESQKLSGLFACGEAACWDMHGFNRLGGNSVSETVVAGMIIGNYFADYCLENDVTIPTKTVQKFLDEQEAYIDEILSYNGNEDIFKIKNRMKELMDEKVGIFRSGEPLKEAVEELKDLLAKTKKINIKSKERSGNPELEEAYRVPKMLKVALCVAKGARDRTESRGAHYREDYLKRDDANWLNRTLTSWPSKDALEPEITYEPLDIMTMEMPPAFRGYGAKGMIIEHDLSAVRQAQVDEITEKMQAEGKDRHEIQHALMPFDLPMNYKEKNERAGDK, from the coding sequence ATGAAAATTAATTACTGTGACGCATTAGTTATTGGTGGAGGACTAGCTGGACTTAGAGCTGCTGTTGCTGCACAAAAAAAAGGCTTAAGTACTATAGTTTTATCATTGGTTCCTGTAAAAAGATCTCACTCAGCTGCTGCTCAAGGTGGTATGCAAGCATCTTTAGGTAACTCAAAAATGTCTGATGGTGATAATGAAGATTTACACTTTGCTGATACTGTAAAAGGTTCTGACTGGGGATGTGATCAAGAAGTTGCTAGAATGTTTGTACACACTGCACCAAAAGCTATTAGAGAATTAGCCGCTTGGGGGGTACCTTGGTCAAGAGTTAAAGCTGGTACTAGAGAAGCTGTTATCAATGCTAAAAAAACTACTATTACTGAAGATGAAGATAGACATGGTTTAATCACATCAAGAGACTTTGGTGGTACTAAAAAATGGAGAACTTGTTATACAGCTGATGCAACTGGACACACAATGTTATTTGGTGTTGCAAATGAAGCTTTAAAACATAATGTTGATATTAGAGATAGAAAAGAAGCTTTATCATTAATCCACGAAAATGGAAGATGTTATGGAGCAATAGTAAGAGATTTAATTACAGGTGAATTAGAAGCTTATGTTGCAAAAGGTACATGTATCGCAACTGGTGGTTATGGAAGAATTTTCAAACAAACTACAAATGCAGTTATTTGTGAAGGAACAGGAGCTGCTATTGCACTTGAAACTGGAATTGCAACATTAGGAAATATGGAAGCAGTTCAATTTCACCCAACTCCAATCGTTCCATCAGGAATTCTTTTAACTGAAGGTTGTAGAGGTGATGGTGGTATTTTAAGGGATGTTGATGGACATAGATTTATGCCTGATTACGAGCCAGAGAAAAAAGAACTTGCTTCAAGAGACGTTGTTTCAAGAAGAATGATTGAGCATATTAGAAATGGAAAAGGTGTTCCTTCTCCTTATGGGTATCACGTATGGTTAGATATTTCTATTTTAGGTAGAGAGCATATTGAGAAAAACTTAAGAGATGTTCAAGAAATTTGTCAAATCTTTAATGGTATTGATCCAGCTGATGAAGGTCCAAAAGGTTGGGCTCCAGTTCTTCCAATGCAACACTACTCAATGGGTGGTATTAGAACAAAACCAACTGGTGAATCTCAAAAATTATCAGGATTATTTGCTTGTGGTGAAGCTGCTTGTTGGGATATGCATGGATTTAATAGACTTGGAGGAAACTCAGTTTCTGAAACAGTTGTTGCTGGTATGATTATTGGTAACTACTTTGCTGATTATTGTTTAGAAAATGATGTTACTATTCCTACTAAAACTGTACAAAAATTCTTAGATGAGCAAGAAGCTTATATCGATGAAATTCTATCTTATAATGGAAATGAAGATATCTTCAAAATAAAAAATAGAATGAAAGAATTGATGGATGAAAAAGTTGGTATCTTTAGAAGTGGAGAACCACTAAAAGAAGCTGTTGAAGAGTTAAAAGACTTATTAGCAAAAACTAAAAAAATCAACATTAAATCAAAAGAAAGATCTGGAAATCCAGAACTTGAAGAAGCATATAGAGTTCCAAAAATGTTAAAAGTAGCACTTTGTGTTGCTAAAGGTGCTAGAGATAGAACTGAATCAAGAGGAGCACATTATAGAGAAGACTATTTAAAAAGAGATGATGCAAATTGGTTAAATAGAACTTTAACATCTTGGCCTTCAAAAGATGCATTAGAACCAGAAATCACTTATGAGCCATTAGATATTATGACTATGGAAATGCCTCCAGCATTTAGAGGATATGGTGCTAAAGGTATGATTATTGAACACGATTTATCAGCAGTTAGACAAGCTCAAGTTGATGAAATAACAGAAAAAATGCAAGCTGAAGGAAAAGATAGACACGAAATTCAACATGCATTAATGCCTTTTGATTTACCAATGAACTACAAAGAGAAAAATGAAAGAGCAGGAGATAAATAA
- a CDS encoding dynamin family protein — protein MSLVNDYFLLYHGITFEQNLDTEEIDTILNEDTFTIFALILSATRKNCDKYLPLTSFKTLCQQINVKSPSNITELNHLQHNIVDTISRNKTKNNITILHSSFEYLKNENILNSEHYNKLLSLFDLKELNVTEEQNHISVQKIDDEHKSSFKDLKHNLENIINELKTDLTNKEILAELENTHNYLNNQKFSIGITGVMNAGKSTMLNALMGREILGSAVVPETANLTIVKHNPTDNAKVYYWNEQEWDRIKKSASQLESMKDFVEETNKIFGDNLKNYIRPVSRFDEIDIKDLSSYTSAEASGKKCNLVKYVELGSKLDFLSDGIEIVDTPGLDDPVIQREEITKEYISQCDMMIHLMNVSQSATLKDVEFIIDALLYQNISKLLVVITRADTVSKEQLEEVIKYTKTSIEKQLKAQNKDSQLDYILKTIRFIPISGRMALLHRTGREKEALDAGFTIEDTGILEIEKYLMDTLFGTNSQKGELVVQSTKNQLQKVIEKQISFNNYELTLLSKSKEELEKELEEFNKKKAVNTRIFQAMSEDITYYKNDAKSYIDSLETFLESELIDLQTVIKQRVVSDVKYSFEKMKKRPENSRIKVIVETAIKDGIIDVIRDYRYKFIKKSQTIGEQCEQKYHDLGFAIGHKNENFDARGFFQEDFKSGFLTSNNEVLISQIIDAVSKSKDSRINELDREIEALISTQFTSIEDDLKVKAKKVSNMLIDSFFTTLNAPLKQFEQKLKNDEETLQNQLNSFEENDKNKDVISINIHKNIKKLENISATIKGLN, from the coding sequence ATGAGTTTAGTTAATGACTATTTTTTATTATATCATGGTATAACATTCGAACAAAATTTAGATACTGAAGAAATTGATACTATTTTAAATGAAGATACTTTTACAATATTTGCTTTAATTCTTAGTGCAACAAGAAAAAACTGTGATAAGTATTTACCACTTACTTCTTTTAAAACTTTATGCCAGCAAATCAATGTCAAATCTCCTTCAAACATAACTGAATTAAATCATCTTCAACACAATATTGTTGATACAATTTCAAGAAATAAAACAAAAAATAATATTACTATTTTACATTCATCATTTGAATATTTAAAAAATGAAAACATTTTAAATAGCGAGCATTACAACAAACTTTTATCTTTATTTGATTTAAAAGAGCTTAATGTAACTGAAGAACAAAATCATATTTCAGTACAAAAAATTGATGATGAACATAAATCTTCATTTAAAGATTTAAAACATAATTTAGAAAATATTATCAATGAATTAAAAACTGATTTGACAAATAAAGAGATTTTAGCTGAATTAGAAAATACTCATAATTATTTAAACAATCAAAAATTCTCTATTGGAATTACTGGTGTTATGAATGCTGGAAAATCTACAATGTTAAATGCGTTAATGGGAAGAGAAATTCTTGGAAGTGCTGTTGTTCCTGAAACTGCAAACTTAACAATAGTAAAACACAATCCAACTGACAATGCAAAAGTTTATTATTGGAATGAACAAGAGTGGGATAGAATAAAAAAATCAGCTTCTCAACTAGAATCTATGAAAGATTTTGTTGAAGAAACAAATAAAATTTTTGGTGATAATTTAAAAAACTATATTAGACCAGTTTCAAGATTTGATGAGATTGATATAAAAGATTTATCTTCATATACTTCAGCAGAAGCAAGTGGCAAAAAATGTAATCTAGTAAAATATGTTGAACTTGGTTCAAAACTTGATTTTTTAAGTGACGGAATAGAAATTGTTGACACTCCAGGACTTGATGATCCAGTTATTCAAAGAGAAGAAATAACAAAAGAATATATCAGTCAATGTGATATGATGATACATCTTATGAATGTAAGTCAAAGTGCAACATTAAAAGATGTAGAATTTATAATTGATGCCCTACTTTATCAAAATATTTCAAAACTTTTGGTTGTTATTACAAGAGCAGATACAGTTTCAAAAGAGCAATTAGAAGAAGTTATAAAATATACAAAAACTTCGATTGAAAAACAGCTAAAAGCTCAAAATAAAGATTCTCAACTTGACTATATTTTAAAAACAATAAGATTTATTCCAATTTCAGGAAGAATGGCACTATTACATAGAACAGGTAGAGAAAAGGAAGCGCTTGATGCTGGATTTACTATTGAAGATACTGGTATTTTAGAAATTGAAAAATATCTAATGGATACACTATTTGGTACAAATTCACAAAAAGGTGAGTTAGTTGTTCAATCTACAAAAAATCAACTTCAAAAAGTTATAGAAAAACAAATATCATTTAATAACTATGAATTAACTTTATTGTCAAAATCTAAAGAAGAATTAGAAAAAGAGTTAGAAGAGTTTAATAAGAAAAAAGCTGTAAATACTAGAATATTTCAAGCAATGAGTGAAGATATAACTTATTATAAAAATGATGCAAAATCTTATATCGATTCATTAGAAACTTTTTTAGAAAGTGAACTTATTGATTTACAAACTGTTATTAAACAAAGAGTAGTAAGTGATGTTAAATACTCTTTTGAAAAAATGAAAAAAAGACCTGAAAATAGTAGAATAAAAGTTATAGTTGAAACTGCAATAAAAGATGGAATTATCGATGTAATTAGAGACTATCGATATAAATTTATCAAAAAATCTCAAACTATTGGTGAACAATGTGAACAAAAATATCATGATTTAGGTTTTGCAATTGGACATAAAAATGAAAATTTTGATGCTCGAGGATTTTTCCAGGAAGATTTTAAATCAGGATTTTTAACTTCAAATAATGAAGTTTTAATTTCTCAAATAATTGATGCTGTTTCAAAATCTAAAGATTCAAGAATTAATGAACTTGATAGAGAAATAGAAGCTTTAATTTCAACTCAATTTACATCAATTGAAGATGATTTAAAAGTAAAAGCTAAAAAAGTAAGTAATATGTTAATAGATTCATTTTTTACAACATTAAATGCTCCACTAAAACAGTTTGAACAAAAGTTAAAAAATGATGAAGAGACTTTACAAAATCAATTAAATTCATTTGAAGAAAATGATAAAAATAAAGATGTTATTTCTATCAATATTCATAAAAATATTAAAAAGCTTGAGAATATCTCTGCAACTATTAAAGGACTAAACTAA
- a CDS encoding complex I subunit 4 family protein has product MSSDILSFIIFLPAVVAFGLMITTRDVNAIRNIAFLTTTVILGLVLKIYIEFDPNSTMQFVTNVSWIETYGINYYVGLDGFSLTILMMIAILIPTSYLLLWEGKTKGYWINMLLVQTGVTGSLLSLDVVLFYFFWEVMLLPVFLLIGQYGFGNKVFTTIKVTVYTMAGSLLMLIAILYLGVAYYSEFGTWSFAYDKLMTISTLDYSTKAWLFLAFLAAFAIKIPIFPLHTWIMETYKNAPTGAVFLLSSIMAKLGVYAIVRFMIPIFPDIYVEFSTWFVAIGLFGLIYFGIAALMQDDIKRMFAYSSASHLSFISAGIFSLNAYGINGALYLIIAHAIATGALFLLVGLMQEQTGFKTIKDLGGIAKKAPIFTFIFAVMLFANVGLPGTNGFVSELLIIFGIYEFNAYLGYISALTVIIGASYMLWMFQRAILQDRPEGAPELTMRDLKIKEIIGLAPWVILVFVMGFYPEIFMDKFEPTVTHYLQDILQIGAAK; this is encoded by the coding sequence ATGAGTTCAGATATACTTTCGTTTATTATATTTTTACCTGCTGTTGTAGCATTTGGTTTAATGATAACAACAAGGGATGTTAATGCAATTAGAAATATAGCTTTTTTAACAACAACTGTTATTTTAGGTTTAGTTCTAAAAATTTATATTGAATTTGATCCAAATTCTACTATGCAATTTGTTACAAATGTATCTTGGATTGAAACTTATGGTATTAATTATTATGTTGGATTAGATGGTTTTTCTCTTACAATTTTAATGATGATTGCTATACTTATTCCTACTTCTTATTTATTATTATGGGAAGGAAAAACTAAAGGTTATTGGATAAATATGCTTTTAGTTCAAACGGGAGTTACAGGAAGTTTATTATCTTTAGATGTTGTTTTATTTTATTTCTTTTGGGAAGTTATGCTTCTTCCAGTTTTCTTACTTATTGGACAATATGGATTTGGAAATAAAGTATTTACAACAATAAAAGTAACTGTTTATACAATGGCTGGATCACTTTTAATGTTAATAGCAATTTTATATCTTGGTGTTGCTTATTATAGTGAATTTGGAACTTGGTCGTTTGCTTATGATAAATTAATGACAATTTCAACTCTTGATTATTCTACAAAAGCTTGGTTATTCTTAGCTTTTTTAGCTGCATTTGCAATAAAAATTCCAATTTTCCCATTACATACATGGATTATGGAAACTTATAAAAATGCACCAACAGGAGCAGTTTTTTTACTATCTTCTATTATGGCAAAACTTGGAGTTTATGCAATCGTTAGATTTATGATTCCAATCTTCCCTGATATTTATGTAGAATTTTCAACTTGGTTTGTAGCTATTGGATTATTTGGATTAATCTATTTTGGAATTGCTGCACTTATGCAAGATGATATAAAAAGAATGTTTGCTTATTCTTCAGCATCTCACCTTAGCTTTATCTCAGCAGGTATTTTTTCATTAAATGCTTATGGTATAAATGGTGCTTTATATTTAATAATTGCACATGCTATTGCAACTGGTGCTTTATTCTTACTTGTAGGATTAATGCAAGAACAAACAGGATTTAAAACAATCAAAGATTTAGGTGGAATTGCTAAAAAAGCTCCTATCTTTACATTTATTTTTGCAGTTATGTTATTTGCAAACGTTGGACTTCCTGGAACAAATGGATTTGTTTCTGAACTTTTAATAATCTTTGGTATATATGAATTTAATGCTTATTTAGGTTATATTTCAGCACTTACAGTAATAATTGGAGCTTCATATATGTTATGGATGTTTCAAAGAGCTATCTTACAAGATAGACCAGAAGGTGCACCTGAACTTACAATGAGAGATTTAAAAATTAAAGAAATTATAGGATTAGCTCCTTGGGTTATTCTAGTTTTTGTTATGGGATTCTATCCAGAAATTTTTATGGATAAATTTGAACCAACAGTTACACACTACCTACAAGATATTCTACAAATTGGAGCAGCAAAATGA
- a CDS encoding NADH-quinone oxidoreductase subunit N: MSQFLYLVPTLTILVGALVLMFMSMYDKFNIKNHIFASSVFLIIALLFALSNVSNSFSVQPYESFLNNVLTFDSFSNFFNILLIAGTLLTLLIGEHYFQHRSYFKGEFFSILLFALFGMMVLAQANELITAFIALEIASFSIYIMVGYNSDDSKRVEAIFKYLVLGSFIGAFYLLGMVLVYGATTSTNLADVSTFIATANQQDMILVYIGLTLILFTFLFKIAAFPFQSWLLDVYRGAPMIITAYMASTFKIAIFSFFLRVILDYISPIIDFWDTILSVVIILTLVFGTWLAVTQQIVKRMLAASSIVHTGYLLLAFIALGYKDGHLINIDSAYAVMFYLIAYLLSALGAFGLASHIISETNVKVTFDDFKGLAKQRPFLAAMMTIFLLSLAGIPSTIGFIGKIYVFTEAIASGYTLLTVIAILATIVSVYYYFRLIAVMYFYPAPDNCETEEFDDKRVSTYAIMFVAILTVLGGIGSAIVFFIPAMNIDTLINFSQVAVQSLFIR, from the coding sequence ATGAGTCAATTTTTATATTTAGTACCAACACTTACTATTTTAGTTGGTGCATTAGTGCTTATGTTTATGAGCATGTATGATAAATTTAATATTAAAAATCATATTTTTGCATCTTCAGTATTTTTAATTATTGCTTTACTATTTGCACTTAGTAATGTAAGTAATTCATTTTCAGTTCAACCATATGAAAGTTTTTTAAATAATGTTTTAACTTTTGATAGTTTTTCAAATTTTTTCAATATTCTATTAATTGCTGGAACTTTATTGACTTTATTAATTGGTGAACATTATTTTCAACATAGAAGTTATTTTAAAGGTGAGTTTTTCTCAATTTTATTATTTGCTCTATTTGGAATGATGGTTTTAGCACAAGCAAATGAACTAATCACTGCATTTATTGCTTTAGAAATTGCATCATTTTCTATTTATATTATGGTTGGTTATAACTCTGATGATTCAAAAAGAGTTGAAGCTATTTTTAAATATTTAGTTTTAGGTTCATTTATTGGAGCTTTTTATCTTTTAGGTATGGTTTTAGTTTATGGAGCAACAACAAGTACAAATTTAGCTGATGTTTCAACATTTATAGCAACTGCAAATCAACAAGATATGATACTTGTGTACATTGGTTTGACTTTAATACTATTCACATTTTTATTTAAAATTGCAGCATTCCCATTCCAATCATGGCTTCTAGATGTTTATAGAGGTGCGCCTATGATTATTACTGCATATATGGCATCAACATTTAAAATTGCAATTTTCTCATTCTTCTTAAGAGTTATACTAGATTATATCTCTCCAATTATAGATTTCTGGGACACTATACTTTCAGTAGTTATAATATTAACTTTAGTATTTGGTACATGGTTAGCAGTAACTCAACAAATTGTAAAAAGAATGTTAGCTGCATCATCAATAGTTCACACTGGATATTTGCTTTTAGCTTTTATCGCATTAGGTTATAAAGATGGTCATTTAATAAATATTGACTCAGCATACGCTGTAATGTTTTATTTAATTGCTTATTTATTATCTGCTCTTGGAGCATTTGGATTGGCTTCTCACATTATTTCAGAAACTAATGTAAAAGTTACATTTGATGATTTTAAAGGTTTAGCAAAACAAAGACCATTTTTAGCAGCAATGATGACAATATTTTTATTATCACTTGCAGGAATTCCATCAACAATAGGATTTATTGGTAAAATTTATGTATTTACTGAAGCAATTGCTTCTGGATATACTCTTCTTACAGTTATTGCAATATTAGCAACTATTGTTTCAGTTTACTACTATTTTAGACTTATTGCAGTAATGTATTTTTATCCTGCACCAGATAATTGTGAAACTGAAGAGTTTGACGATAAAAGAGTTTCAACTTATGCAATAATGTTTGTTGCAATTTTAACAGTTTTAGGTGGAATTGGTTCAGCAATCGTATTCTTTATACCTGCAATGAATATTGATACTTTAATAAACTTCTCACAAGTAGCAGTACAATCTTTATTTATTAGATAA